The proteins below come from a single Triticum aestivum cultivar Chinese Spring chromosome 5D, IWGSC CS RefSeq v2.1, whole genome shotgun sequence genomic window:
- the LOC123121785 gene encoding uncharacterized protein isoform X3, which produces MGRGLELLSIGSVNLQGGLLDHSPSVLSICKVICSIPRCWFCQTARFFVQLDCRLAPVLDQFFCKESFSAQHIAVIAASFILKPRRPSHYAR; this is translated from the exons ATGGGAAGAGGCCTGGAGTTGCTCAGCATCGGTTCTGTCAACCTGCAAG GTGGTTTGCTCGACCACTCACCGTCGGTTCTGTCAATATGCAAG GTGATTTGCTCGATCCCTCGCTGTTGGTTCTGTCAAACTGCAAG GTTCTTCGTTCAGCTGGATTGTAGGTTGGCTCCAGTCCTTGACCAGTTCTTCTGCAAGGAGAGTTTCAGTGCTCAGCATATTGCAGTCATTGCAGCA TCATTCATTTTGAAACCACGGAGGCCGTCGCATTATGCTAGGTAA
- the LOC123121785 gene encoding uncharacterized protein isoform X1 translates to MLANRDVEKETLHPRANPAAASPRASLRSRLPRILRASPCATHLRLLSHLLPAAAGHRTLAIDDSCGRQRVPVSDREAATSPGLLPEVPDLERRGQPPLHTQRGDGVDRVAVMSELEAEMAELGLERSRDDGFKGWSAHGMEVLRLEAGEDALRASWRGDGKRPGVAQHRFCQPARWFARPLTVGSVNMQGDLLDPSLLVLSNCKVLRSAGL, encoded by the exons ATGCTCGCCAATCGCGATGTGGAAAAAGAAACCCTACACCCACGAGCCAATCCCGCAGCCGCCTCCCCCCGCGCCTCGCTCCGCAGCCGCCTCCCCCGCATCCTCCGCGCCTCTCCCTGTGCCACCCATCTCCGCCTCCTCTCCCATCTCCTCCCTGCTGCTGCTGGCCATCGCACCCTCGCCATCGACGATTCATGCGGCCGACAGCGAGTGCCAGTGAGCGACCGGGAGGCCGCCACCTCTCCTGGCCTCCTCCCAGAGGTTCCCGATCTGGAGCGGCGAGGCCAACCCCCTCTTCACACGCAG AGGGGCGACGGGGTGGATCGGGTGGCGGTGATGTCAGAGCTCGAGGCAGAGATGGCGGAGCTCGGGCTGGAGCGCTCACGGGATGACGGATTCAAGGGCTGGAGCGCTCACGGGATGGAGGTGCTCAGGCTAGAGGCAGGGGAGGACGCCCTACGGGCGAGCTGGAG AGGGGATGGGAAGAGGCCTGGAGTTGCTCAGCATCGGTTCTGTCAACCTGCAAG GTGGTTTGCTCGACCACTCACCGTCGGTTCTGTCAATATGCAAG GTGATTTGCTCGATCCCTCGCTGTTGGTTCTGTCAAACTGCAAG GTTCTTCGTTCAGCTGGATTGTAG
- the LOC123121785 gene encoding uncharacterized protein isoform X2: MLANRDVEKETLHPRANPAAASPRASLRSRLPRILRASPCATHLRLLSHLLPAAAGHRTLAIDDSCGRQRVPVSDREAATSPGLLPEVPDLERRGQPPLHTQRGDGVDRVAVMSELEAEMAELGLERSRDDGFKGWSAHGMEVLRLEAGEDALRASWRWRRGWEEAWSCSASVLSTCKVVCSTTHRRFCQYASHSF, encoded by the exons ATGCTCGCCAATCGCGATGTGGAAAAAGAAACCCTACACCCACGAGCCAATCCCGCAGCCGCCTCCCCCCGCGCCTCGCTCCGCAGCCGCCTCCCCCGCATCCTCCGCGCCTCTCCCTGTGCCACCCATCTCCGCCTCCTCTCCCATCTCCTCCCTGCTGCTGCTGGCCATCGCACCCTCGCCATCGACGATTCATGCGGCCGACAGCGAGTGCCAGTGAGCGACCGGGAGGCCGCCACCTCTCCTGGCCTCCTCCCAGAGGTTCCCGATCTGGAGCGGCGAGGCCAACCCCCTCTTCACACGCAG AGGGGCGACGGGGTGGATCGGGTGGCGGTGATGTCAGAGCTCGAGGCAGAGATGGCGGAGCTCGGGCTGGAGCGCTCACGGGATGACGGATTCAAGGGCTGGAGCGCTCACGGGATGGAGGTGCTCAGGCTAGAGGCAGGGGAGGACGCCCTACGGGCGAGCTGGAGGTGGAGGCG GGGATGGGAAGAGGCCTGGAGTTGCTCAGCATCGGTTCTGTCAACCTGCAAG GTGGTTTGCTCGACCACTCACCGTCGGTTCTGTCAATATGCAAG TCATTCATTTTGA